The Synchiropus splendidus isolate RoL2022-P1 chromosome 1, RoL_Sspl_1.0, whole genome shotgun sequence genome includes a window with the following:
- the tbx3a gene encoding T-box transcription factor TBX3a isoform X1: protein MNFLMRDPVIQGSSMAYHPFIPHRGPEFAMSAMLGHQPPFFPALALPPSGSLSLPGALGKPIMDQLMGAAETGLHFSSLGHQAAAAHLRPLKTLEPEEEVEDDPKVHLEAKELWELFHKRGTEMVITKSGRRMFPPFKVRCTGLDKKAKYILLMDIVAADDCRYKFHNSRWMVAGKADPEMPKRMYIHPDSPATGEQWMSKVVNFHKLKLTNNISDKHGFVSSTNTILNSMHKYQPRFHIVRANDILKLPYSTFRTYVFPETDFIAVTAYQNDKITQLKIDHNPFAKGFRDTGNGRREKRKQLALQSIRSYEEQQKKENGASDDSSGEQASFKCFGQASSPAVSTVGAPHLKDFCDSDEDSDDESKDGHQKDGPDSSKISTTTEDAKEHETSPAKGLPFGHSDPSSRTRDTEKSQADSRHSPITLISSTTRSADDLKSPSLDPPKSDECRPMSKDGFAPLTVQTDSPHMGHGHLHNFGFPPGLTGQQFFNHLGGAHPFLLHPSQFNMGGAFSNMAAAGMGPLLAAVSSGGVSTMDTTSMASPQSLTGAPALPFHLQQHVLASQGLAMSPFGSLFPYPYTYMAAAAAASSAAASSSVHRHPFLNAVRPRLRYSPYSLPMTVPDSTLLTTASAAGLPSMVAGSGDLKGDVMQQVPASPVSGVTLDSTSEVTSHSSAISSVSVSPKTCTEKDAANELQSIQRLVSGLDSHQDRARSGSP from the exons ATGAACTTCCTGATGAGAGATCCAGTCATACAGGGATCAAGTATGGCATATCATCCGTTTATACCTCACCGGGGGCCGGAATTTGCCATGAGTGCAATGCTGGGTCACCAGCCGCCCTTCTTCCCGGCTCTAGCGCTCCCTCCCAGCGGGTCCCTGTCCCTGCCGGGCGCCCTGGGGAAGCCGATCATGGATCAGCTGATgggagcagctgagaccggcctGCACTTCTCGTCGCTGGGCCACCAGGCTGCAGCAGCCCACCTCCGGCCGCTCAAGACCCTGGAGCCCGAAGAAGAGGTGGAAGACGACCCCAAAGTTCACCTGGAAGCCAAGGAGCTGTGGGAACTGTTCCACAAGAGAGGCACCGAGATGGTGATCACCAAATCCGGAAG GCGGATGTTCCCCCCGTTCAAAGTGAGGTGCACTGGTCTGGACAAGAAGGCCAAATACATCCTGCTCATGGACATTGTAGCGGCCGACGACTGCAGGTACAAGTTCCACAACAGCCGCTGGATGGTGGCGGGCAAGGCCGACCCCGAAATGCCAAAGAGGATGTACATTCACCCGGACAGCCCGGCCACGGGGGAGCAGTGGATGTCCAAAGTGGTCAACTTCCACAAGCTCAAGCTGACCAACAACATCTCCGACAAGCACGGATTTGTAAGTTCAACTAAT ACCATTCTCAACTCGATGCACAAATATCAGCCGCGGTTCCACATCGTCAGGGCCAACGACATCCTCAAGCTGCCCTACAGCACGTTCAGGACTTATGTTTTCCCCGAGACGGACTTCATCGCCGTGACCGCGTATCAGAACGACAAG ATAACGCAGCTCAAAATCGACCACAACCCCTTCGCCAAAGGATTCCGTGACACGGGCAACGGCAGACGTGAGAAGAG GAAACAGCTGGCCCTGCAGTCGATCCGCTCGTacgaggagcagcagaagaaggagaaCGGGGCTTCGGACGACTCGTCGGGAGAGCAGGCTTCTTTTAAGTGCTTCGGCCAGGCATCGTCCCCCGCCGTGTCCACCGTGGGCGCCCCACACCTGAAAG ATTTCTGCGACAGTGACGAGGACAGCGACGACGAGAGCAAAGATGGGCACCAGAAAGACGGTCCGGACTCCAGCAAGATCTCCACCACCACCGAGGACGCGAAGGAGCACGAGACGAGCCCCGCCAAAGGTCTCCCCTTCGGCCACAGCGATCCCAGCAGCCGGACCCGGGACACCGAGAAGAGCCAAGCGGACTCCCGACACAGCCCCATCAcgctcatctccagcaccactcGCTCGGCGGATGACCTCAAGAGTCCGAGTCTAGATCCGCCCAAGTCGGACGAGTGTCGGCCCATGAGCAAGGACGGTTTCGCGCCTTTGACTGTGCAGACGGACAGCCCCCACATGGGCCACGGCCACTTGCATAATTTCGGATTTCCGCCGGGTCTAACGGGACAGCAGTTTTTCAATCATCTCGGGGGCGCGCATCCGTTCCTCCTGCACCCGAGCCAGTTCAACATGGGAGGCGCGTTCTCGAACATGGCAGCGGCGGGAATGGGACCCCTACTGGCGGCCGTCTCCTCGGGAGGGGTCAGCACCATGGACACCACCAGCATGGCATCGCCGCAGAGCCTGACGGGAGCCCCGGCGCTGCcgttccacctgcagcagcacGTCTTGGCGTCGCAG ggTCTCGCCATGTCCCCCTTCGGAAGTCTCTTTCCGTATCCATACACGTACATGGCAGCGGCGGCCGCCGCCTCTTCCGCCGCCGCGTCCTCCTCGGTGCACCGGCACCCCTTCTTGAATGCGGTGCGCCCGCGACTCAGGTACAGCCCTTACTCGCTGCCCATGACGGTGCCCGACAGCACGCTGCTGACCACTGCCTCGGCGGCTGGCCTTCCCTCCATGGTGGCGGGAAGCGGCGACCTCAAAGGCGACGTCATGCAGCAGGTCCCTGCGAGCCCAGTGTCCGGCGTCACCCTGGACTCCACGTCGGAGGTGACCAGTCACTCGTCGGCCATCTCGTCCGTGTCCGTCTCCCCAAAAACTTGCACAGAGAAAGATGCGGCCAACGAGCTGCAGAGCATCCAACGTCTGGTCAGCGGACTTGACTCGCACCAGGACAGAGCACGGAGCGGGTCCCCTTAA
- the tbx3a gene encoding T-box transcription factor TBX3a isoform X2 produces the protein MNFLMRDPVIQGSSMAYHPFIPHRGPEFAMSAMLGHQPPFFPALALPPSGSLSLPGALGKPIMDQLMGAAETGLHFSSLGHQAAAAHLRPLKTLEPEEEVEDDPKVHLEAKELWELFHKRGTEMVITKSGRRMFPPFKVRCTGLDKKAKYILLMDIVAADDCRYKFHNSRWMVAGKADPEMPKRMYIHPDSPATGEQWMSKVVNFHKLKLTNNISDKHGFTILNSMHKYQPRFHIVRANDILKLPYSTFRTYVFPETDFIAVTAYQNDKITQLKIDHNPFAKGFRDTGNGRREKRKQLALQSIRSYEEQQKKENGASDDSSGEQASFKCFGQASSPAVSTVGAPHLKDFCDSDEDSDDESKDGHQKDGPDSSKISTTTEDAKEHETSPAKGLPFGHSDPSSRTRDTEKSQADSRHSPITLISSTTRSADDLKSPSLDPPKSDECRPMSKDGFAPLTVQTDSPHMGHGHLHNFGFPPGLTGQQFFNHLGGAHPFLLHPSQFNMGGAFSNMAAAGMGPLLAAVSSGGVSTMDTTSMASPQSLTGAPALPFHLQQHVLASQGLAMSPFGSLFPYPYTYMAAAAAASSAAASSSVHRHPFLNAVRPRLRYSPYSLPMTVPDSTLLTTASAAGLPSMVAGSGDLKGDVMQQVPASPVSGVTLDSTSEVTSHSSAISSVSVSPKTCTEKDAANELQSIQRLVSGLDSHQDRARSGSP, from the exons ATGAACTTCCTGATGAGAGATCCAGTCATACAGGGATCAAGTATGGCATATCATCCGTTTATACCTCACCGGGGGCCGGAATTTGCCATGAGTGCAATGCTGGGTCACCAGCCGCCCTTCTTCCCGGCTCTAGCGCTCCCTCCCAGCGGGTCCCTGTCCCTGCCGGGCGCCCTGGGGAAGCCGATCATGGATCAGCTGATgggagcagctgagaccggcctGCACTTCTCGTCGCTGGGCCACCAGGCTGCAGCAGCCCACCTCCGGCCGCTCAAGACCCTGGAGCCCGAAGAAGAGGTGGAAGACGACCCCAAAGTTCACCTGGAAGCCAAGGAGCTGTGGGAACTGTTCCACAAGAGAGGCACCGAGATGGTGATCACCAAATCCGGAAG GCGGATGTTCCCCCCGTTCAAAGTGAGGTGCACTGGTCTGGACAAGAAGGCCAAATACATCCTGCTCATGGACATTGTAGCGGCCGACGACTGCAGGTACAAGTTCCACAACAGCCGCTGGATGGTGGCGGGCAAGGCCGACCCCGAAATGCCAAAGAGGATGTACATTCACCCGGACAGCCCGGCCACGGGGGAGCAGTGGATGTCCAAAGTGGTCAACTTCCACAAGCTCAAGCTGACCAACAACATCTCCGACAAGCACGGATTT ACCATTCTCAACTCGATGCACAAATATCAGCCGCGGTTCCACATCGTCAGGGCCAACGACATCCTCAAGCTGCCCTACAGCACGTTCAGGACTTATGTTTTCCCCGAGACGGACTTCATCGCCGTGACCGCGTATCAGAACGACAAG ATAACGCAGCTCAAAATCGACCACAACCCCTTCGCCAAAGGATTCCGTGACACGGGCAACGGCAGACGTGAGAAGAG GAAACAGCTGGCCCTGCAGTCGATCCGCTCGTacgaggagcagcagaagaaggagaaCGGGGCTTCGGACGACTCGTCGGGAGAGCAGGCTTCTTTTAAGTGCTTCGGCCAGGCATCGTCCCCCGCCGTGTCCACCGTGGGCGCCCCACACCTGAAAG ATTTCTGCGACAGTGACGAGGACAGCGACGACGAGAGCAAAGATGGGCACCAGAAAGACGGTCCGGACTCCAGCAAGATCTCCACCACCACCGAGGACGCGAAGGAGCACGAGACGAGCCCCGCCAAAGGTCTCCCCTTCGGCCACAGCGATCCCAGCAGCCGGACCCGGGACACCGAGAAGAGCCAAGCGGACTCCCGACACAGCCCCATCAcgctcatctccagcaccactcGCTCGGCGGATGACCTCAAGAGTCCGAGTCTAGATCCGCCCAAGTCGGACGAGTGTCGGCCCATGAGCAAGGACGGTTTCGCGCCTTTGACTGTGCAGACGGACAGCCCCCACATGGGCCACGGCCACTTGCATAATTTCGGATTTCCGCCGGGTCTAACGGGACAGCAGTTTTTCAATCATCTCGGGGGCGCGCATCCGTTCCTCCTGCACCCGAGCCAGTTCAACATGGGAGGCGCGTTCTCGAACATGGCAGCGGCGGGAATGGGACCCCTACTGGCGGCCGTCTCCTCGGGAGGGGTCAGCACCATGGACACCACCAGCATGGCATCGCCGCAGAGCCTGACGGGAGCCCCGGCGCTGCcgttccacctgcagcagcacGTCTTGGCGTCGCAG ggTCTCGCCATGTCCCCCTTCGGAAGTCTCTTTCCGTATCCATACACGTACATGGCAGCGGCGGCCGCCGCCTCTTCCGCCGCCGCGTCCTCCTCGGTGCACCGGCACCCCTTCTTGAATGCGGTGCGCCCGCGACTCAGGTACAGCCCTTACTCGCTGCCCATGACGGTGCCCGACAGCACGCTGCTGACCACTGCCTCGGCGGCTGGCCTTCCCTCCATGGTGGCGGGAAGCGGCGACCTCAAAGGCGACGTCATGCAGCAGGTCCCTGCGAGCCCAGTGTCCGGCGTCACCCTGGACTCCACGTCGGAGGTGACCAGTCACTCGTCGGCCATCTCGTCCGTGTCCGTCTCCCCAAAAACTTGCACAGAGAAAGATGCGGCCAACGAGCTGCAGAGCATCCAACGTCTGGTCAGCGGACTTGACTCGCACCAGGACAGAGCACGGAGCGGGTCCCCTTAA